Within the Bacillota bacterium genome, the region ATACGTCTACTGGGTCGAGACCGGGCCGGGACGCGAGGTGACCCTGAAGGCTGCGCCTCTGGACGTGGGGCCGGTGCTCGCGGGCGAGCTTCTGGGGACGGTTCGGGCCGCCGTGCTGACCAGCGCGACGCTTGCCGGCGGGGGAAGCTTCAGTTCCATCCGGCGCCGGCTGGGGCTGCCGGCGTCGCCTGAGGGGGGCATAGGCAAGCAGGACTCGCCGCCGCGCGATGGTGAGGACGAGGGCCCACAGGCCCCTGAAGTCGACAAGTGGGGCGTGTTGCGCGCGGTCATCGGGAGTTGCGGCGAGCCTCGCGTGATGACAAGCGAGGCCGGCATCGTCGAGTGCGTCATCCCTTCACCCTTCGACTTCCGCCGGCAGGCCATGGTGGCACTTCCGTCCGACCTGCCCGAAGTGGACTCTCCTGATTTCACGCGCCGCCTGGCGGACCTGGTGGCCGACCTGTCCCTGGCGCTGGGCGGACGGCTGTTCGCGTTATTCACGTCGTACCGCACCCTTGCCCAAACCTCGAGCCTCTTGCGAACGCGCCTGGGCGGGCAGGCCCTGAAGCTGCTCTGTCAGGGGGACCGGCCGCGCACCCAGATGCTGGAGGCCTTCCGGAGTTCGGAGGGGGTGGGCTGGGTACTCCTTGGGACCGACAGCTTCTGGGAGGGGGTCGACGTCCCGGGGGCGGCCCTCTCGTGCGTGGTGCTCGCCCGCCTTCCGTTCCCCGTGCCCGACCACCCCATCAACAGGGCCAGGGCGGAACGGTTGCGCCAGCACGGCTTCAACCCCTTCTGGGAGGAGGCGCTTCCAAGGGCCGTCCTCAAGTTCCGGCAGGGCTTCGGACGGCTCATCCGCACCCAGCATGACCGTGGCGCTGTGGTGGTGGCCGACCGGAGGCTTCTCACCCGGCCATATCGGGTGCGCTTCCTCGAAGCCCTGCCCCGGTGGTCGCACCTGCCGAACGCCTGGTACGGGAGGTCGCCGCATGGATCGAAACCTCGTCGCCGTGATCCTGGTGCTGGCCGTCGCCCTGGGGGCACTTGCCCTGCAGCGGGCCCGTACCGAGGCCGGGCCGCCGGCGCTGCCCCAGGCGCCCGCCGCGCAGGTGCCAGAGGCTGAGACCGCGCGGCCGGAAACCACCGTGGCCCGGGCCGGCGACGCCCGGACAGTCGACACCCTGCCCGCCGGACAACTGCCCGCCCGGCCTGCGCCCGGCACCCGGTACTACGTGGTGGAGCCGGGGGACACCCTCTTTTCCATTGCCAGGCGCCACGGAACGACGGTGCGGGTGCTGCAGGACCTGAACGGCATCGAGAACCCCGACCTCATCGGCGTGGGGCAGGTGATTCGGGTTCCCGCCCCGGCGCAAGAGGGGCCGGCCACGTTCGACGCCCCCGCCCTTCCGGCCCTGTCGACCGGGCGCCTCGCTCCGGCCCCCGCCGCGGCCACTCCCGAGGAACGGCACCTGCTGGCCAGCATCATCTGGTTGGAGGCTCGGGGCGAGCCGTTCGAGGGTCAGGTGGCGGTGGGCGCGGTGGTGCTCAACCGCGTTCGGCACCCGAGCTTTCCGGATACGATCGCGGGCGTGCTGATGCAGCCCGGGCAGTTCCCTTTTTCGCGGGAGATGCTGCTTTCGACCCGCCCGGGGCCCACGGCCCTTGCCGCCGCGGACCGGGCCCTCGCGGGAGAGGACCCCACCGGCGGCGCGCTCTACTTTTATAACCCCGAGAAGACCGCCACGCCCGAATTCTGGGCCACTCGCCCGGTTCTGCTGCGCATCGGCCGCCACGTGTTCACCCTCTGATGGCGGCGCCCACGCGGTTCTAGGCAAAGCCCTGCCCCGATACAGTTGCCCCTGAGGGGCAGGGCGATGGTGGGTCGCATACGGGCCCTGCGCGTGTGGCTCAAGCTGGCCATCGCGCTTTGGGCAGGTTCGGTGATCGCCTACCTGGTCGGCGGGCAGACGGTAGCGGTTGTATCGCGCCTGCTCCTTGCGCGCCTCGTACCCATCTACAAGGTGGATGTTCAGGACGCCCGCATCGCCGTCTCGTTTGACGCCATGTGGGGCACCACCCGGACCGACCGGATCCTGGAGATCCTGCGCCGGCACGGCGTCAAGACGACGTTCTTCCTGGGAGGCAACTGGGTCGACAAGAACCCCGAGTACGTGCGCAAGATCGTGGCCGAGGGCCATGAGGTCGGCAACCACACCTACACGCACCCGCACCTGGCCCAGCTCTCCCGTGATCGGATCCGGTGGGAGCTGGAGGAGAACCAGCGCCGTATCGACGCGCTGGTCGGCCGGCCCAGGGTGCTCCTGTTCCGGCCGCCCTTCGGCGAGTACAACGACGCGGTCATCGAGGTGGCAAGCGAACTCGGCTACTACACCATCCAGTGGTCGGTAGACTCGCTGGACTGGCAGAACCTGAGCGCCGGCTCCATCGTGGAACGTATCATCAACCGTGTGGCGCCCGGCGACATCGTGCTGTTCCACAACGACGGAGCCAACACGCCCGAGGCGGTCGACCAGCTGATTCCGGTGCTCAAGGCCCGAGGATTCCGCATCGTACCCATCTCCGAACTCATCTACCACAGCCACTACATCATCGAGCCGCACTCCGGCGTGCAGCGGCGCAAACCGCAGCCACCCAAGCCGCCTGAGCCGCCGCGACCGCCGGACCGGCCGCCGCAGCCACCGGCCCAGCCCCGACACTAGGG harbors:
- a CDS encoding cell wall hydrolase, yielding MLAVALGALALQRARTEAGPPALPQAPAAQVPEAETARPETTVARAGDARTVDTLPAGQLPARPAPGTRYYVVEPGDTLFSIARRHGTTVRVLQDLNGIENPDLIGVGQVIRVPAPAQEGPATFDAPALPALSTGRLAPAPAAATPEERHLLASIIWLEARGEPFEGQVAVGAVVLNRVRHPSFPDTIAGVLMQPGQFPFSREMLLSTRPGPTALAAADRALAGEDPTGGALYFYNPEKTATPEFWATRPVLLRIGRHVFTL
- a CDS encoding polysaccharide deacetylase family protein → MVGRIRALRVWLKLAIALWAGSVIAYLVGGQTVAVVSRLLLARLVPIYKVDVQDARIAVSFDAMWGTTRTDRILEILRRHGVKTTFFLGGNWVDKNPEYVRKIVAEGHEVGNHTYTHPHLAQLSRDRIRWELEENQRRIDALVGRPRVLLFRPPFGEYNDAVIEVASELGYYTIQWSVDSLDWQNLSAGSIVERIINRVAPGDIVLFHNDGANTPEAVDQLIPVLKARGFRIVPISELIYHSHYIIEPHSGVQRRKPQPPKPPEPPRPPDRPPQPPAQPRH